A stretch of the Pedobacter sp. MC2016-14 genome encodes the following:
- a CDS encoding FecR family protein — protein sequence MKTTKAKELLEKYQQGLCTEEEKSIVETWYLKHRVLNPIAVSEEERLTDIYKIWDILAQKTSIEAPLEVVVKEIKGASLKLWYQIAAAASILLIIGLAIILNRPKEDRYQQLDAKSDIPAGNNRAILTLANGKKIDLSGAGKGEIAKESGISIVKLADGQVVYTVVQQNLKIQDERSYNTISTPRGGQYQVNLPDGSKIWLNAASSLKFPASFANLKERKVILSGEAYFDVFHDAKQPFRVETAGQVVEDIGTQFNINSYNDEPVVKTTLVEGSARVMPSSRQHEATRDLILMPGQQAIFDRREAIKMQNADLQEAIAWKKGDFVFRNADFRNVMRKIARWYDVEIIYDASAPLDIPLGGLVSRSKNISVLLNLMEETGAVHFKVEGRKITVSK from the coding sequence ATGAAAACAACAAAAGCTAAAGAATTACTAGAGAAGTATCAGCAAGGCTTGTGTACAGAAGAAGAAAAATCTATTGTAGAGACCTGGTATCTGAAACATAGGGTTTTAAACCCGATAGCAGTTTCTGAAGAGGAACGCTTAACGGATATCTACAAAATCTGGGATATTTTGGCGCAAAAAACCAGTATAGAAGCACCTCTAGAAGTTGTAGTAAAAGAAATTAAGGGAGCTTCATTAAAGCTTTGGTACCAGATTGCTGCTGCGGCATCTATACTATTAATCATAGGCTTAGCGATCATTTTGAACCGTCCTAAAGAAGATCGCTATCAACAACTTGATGCTAAAAGTGATATTCCTGCCGGAAACAACCGGGCAATATTAACATTGGCTAACGGTAAAAAAATAGACCTTTCTGGTGCAGGTAAGGGAGAGATTGCTAAAGAATCGGGTATTAGTATTGTGAAATTAGCAGATGGACAGGTGGTTTATACTGTTGTTCAGCAAAACCTGAAAATTCAGGATGAGCGGAGTTACAATACGATTTCTACACCCAGAGGTGGCCAGTATCAGGTTAATTTACCGGATGGATCAAAGATTTGGTTGAATGCGGCCTCATCATTAAAATTTCCGGCAAGTTTTGCCAATTTAAAAGAGCGAAAGGTAATTTTAAGTGGTGAGGCATATTTTGACGTTTTTCATGATGCTAAACAGCCTTTCCGAGTTGAAACCGCAGGCCAGGTAGTAGAAGATATAGGTACACAATTTAATATTAACAGCTACAATGACGAACCAGTAGTGAAAACTACTTTGGTGGAAGGTTCCGCCCGTGTTATGCCGTCATCTCGACAGCACGAAGCAACGAGAGATCTAATTTTAATGCCTGGTCAGCAGGCAATATTTGACCGCAGGGAAGCAATAAAAATGCAAAATGCAGATTTGCAGGAGGCCATTGCCTGGAAAAAAGGTGATTTCGTTTTCAGAAATGCAGACTTTAGAAATGTAATGCGTAAAATAGCCCGATGGTACGACGTAGAAATCATATATGATGCTTCCGCACCTTTAGACATCCCGTTAGGAGGACTGGTTTCAAGGTCTAAAAATATTTCTGTGCTGTTAAACCTTATGGAAGAAACAGGAGCTGTTCATTTTAAAGTAGAAGGGAGGAAGATAACAGTGAGTAAATAG
- a CDS encoding RNA polymerase sigma factor, translated as MENKELKDEKLILAQIATGNQHAFSILFDFYRNKVYAYALKLLHSEELSKEIVQEIFIKIWIKREVLPNVDNFGGYLRVISKNETLNELKRIAIEQKNFSLSQKDWTEVNSDTQNSIEYRDTKQLVDQAIANLSPQQKIVYQLCQMQGMKQKEVAEQLNISPLTVKVHLREAVKYIRNFLQQHGVPFIFFLIFTTPF; from the coding sequence ATGGAAAATAAGGAACTGAAAGATGAAAAGTTGATCCTGGCGCAAATCGCTACGGGTAATCAGCATGCTTTCAGTATACTATTTGATTTTTACAGAAACAAAGTTTATGCTTACGCCTTAAAACTGCTCCATTCAGAAGAACTATCTAAGGAGATTGTTCAGGAAATATTTATTAAAATCTGGATAAAAAGAGAAGTACTGCCTAATGTTGACAATTTTGGCGGTTATTTGCGTGTCATTTCTAAAAACGAAACGTTAAATGAGCTAAAAAGGATTGCTATAGAACAAAAAAACTTTAGTTTGAGCCAAAAAGATTGGACAGAAGTCAATTCAGATACCCAAAATTCTATTGAATACAGGGATACCAAACAATTGGTTGATCAGGCGATTGCGAATTTGTCTCCGCAGCAAAAAATAGTCTATCAACTTTGCCAGATGCAGGGTATGAAACAAAAAGAAGTAGCTGAACAACTAAACATTTCTCCATTAACAGTAAAAGTACATTTGCGCGAAGCCGTAAAATACATCCGTAACTTTTTGCAACAGCACGGCGTACCTTTTATATTTTTTTTAATCTTCACTACTCCCTTTTAG
- a CDS encoding RagB/SusD family nutrient uptake outer membrane protein codes for MKRYYYTLLLVGILVCAGLSSCKKSFVEIDQKQRIVATKLEHYDLLMNSRKFYTLDEGGLQVAILLGDEVSAAENFLSDNGTIETQRLFRYADLVYDDGKDSYDLKYFLNNLYTCNKVIIEVPTTEDGTAQQKRSLIAEAKATRAWIYLQMINLYAKPYNAISAANDLGFPIIETADIAHQSFTRRTVQEVYDFMLKDLTEAIPDLPLNQKFANRMSKPAAEAILGKTYLFMNKSAEALPYLDAAITDLSKQTKPARLYNYNDEFDANSTGSFLPIDEYGGPNGPGNNPNDYTESLYAVNVYVGEYQPIGIDGLLLSDPAYNLYGANDLRLFFYTDLFSSGDPIPVNPANQQKRVRKYGYNNIKFGLQLPDLYLMRAESRVREGNLSGGLQDLMTLRNNRMPAADATVPSATASNKLALLQFIIDERVREFAAEGYRWFDMRRLHNDPLLGYTLKSHVEYDSEGNVSATHPLREARLTLRLPSPYITANPGMPNNP; via the coding sequence ATGAAAAGATATTATTATACCCTGTTATTGGTGGGGATTTTAGTTTGCGCAGGCTTAAGCTCCTGTAAAAAAAGCTTTGTAGAAATAGACCAAAAGCAACGTATTGTAGCGACCAAACTGGAGCACTATGATTTGCTGATGAACAGCAGAAAGTTTTATACCCTGGATGAGGGTGGTTTACAAGTAGCCATATTACTAGGAGACGAGGTGTCGGCAGCAGAAAACTTTTTGAGCGACAATGGTACCATTGAAACGCAACGCTTGTTTAGATATGCGGATTTGGTATACGATGACGGAAAAGACTCTTATGATTTAAAATATTTTTTAAATAATTTATATACCTGCAACAAGGTCATCATTGAAGTACCTACCACAGAAGATGGTACAGCACAGCAAAAGCGCAGCTTAATTGCTGAGGCAAAAGCAACCCGGGCATGGATTTATCTGCAAATGATTAATTTGTATGCTAAACCTTACAATGCAATAAGTGCTGCAAACGACCTTGGATTTCCGATCATTGAAACTGCAGATATTGCACACCAGTCTTTTACAAGGCGCACGGTACAGGAGGTTTATGATTTTATGTTAAAAGACCTTACTGAGGCGATCCCTGATTTGCCCCTAAACCAGAAATTTGCGAACCGGATGAGCAAGCCTGCTGCTGAAGCAATTTTAGGTAAAACATACCTATTTATGAACAAATCCGCTGAAGCATTACCTTATTTGGATGCGGCGATAACAGATTTAAGTAAGCAAACTAAACCTGCCAGACTTTACAATTATAACGATGAATTTGACGCCAATTCTACAGGCTCATTTCTGCCAATTGATGAATATGGCGGGCCAAATGGGCCAGGTAATAACCCCAACGACTATACAGAATCTTTGTATGCAGTAAATGTGTACGTGGGGGAATATCAGCCTATAGGCATCGATGGTTTGTTGTTGTCAGACCCAGCCTACAATTTGTACGGTGCTAACGACTTGCGTTTGTTTTTTTATACCGACCTGTTCAGCTCTGGAGATCCAATTCCTGTAAACCCGGCGAACCAGCAAAAAAGGGTTCGTAAATATGGCTATAACAACATTAAGTTTGGTTTGCAGCTACCTGATTTGTACCTGATGCGGGCAGAAAGCAGGGTGCGTGAGGGTAATCTAAGCGGTGGGTTGCAGGATTTGATGACTTTACGAAATAACCGAATGCCAGCGGCAGATGCAACTGTGCCTTCAGCTACGGCATCCAATAAGCTTGCTTTACTCCAATTTATAATTGATGAGCGTGTGCGTGAATTTGCTGCAGAAGGCTACCGCTGGTTTGATATGCGCAGGTTGCACAATGACCCATTGTTGGGTTATACGTTAAAGTCGCATGTTGAATATGACAGCGAAGGAAATGTATCCGCAACACATCCCTTACGCGAAGCCAGGTTGACGCTGCGCTTGCCAAGTCCGTACATCACCGCCAACCCAGGAATGCCCAATAATCCATAA
- a CDS encoding ABC transporter ATP-binding protein translates to MDSIVKIENLSHRYGRDWAVKDINFEIKENEGILGLLGANGAGKSTIMNILCGVLTQTTGNIFIGGINLAKEPEKAKKLLGFLPQNPPLYFDFTVKEYLTYCAHLRLIPEKQIGEAVDRAMEKCGVAHFHKRLISNLSGGYRQRAGIAQAILHTPRLVVLDEPTNGLDPNQILEVRALITEIAEERSVIFSSHILSEVQATCKHIRMIEGGKMVFEDSMDAFNNYIQPDSLLVSWRRPPALAEMLAIPGITKAEALMNGQFRLHFLEDPDITEMVIDTSAAHDWRLREISLEKSSLEAIFAQLSNKSKKSES, encoded by the coding sequence ATGGACAGTATTGTTAAAATAGAGAACCTATCACACCGATATGGCAGGGATTGGGCTGTAAAAGACATCAATTTCGAAATTAAGGAAAATGAAGGAATCCTTGGATTATTAGGTGCCAATGGCGCCGGAAAATCTACCATCATGAACATCCTTTGTGGTGTACTTACGCAAACTACGGGAAACATTTTCATTGGTGGGATAAATCTGGCCAAAGAGCCTGAAAAAGCGAAAAAGTTATTGGGCTTTTTGCCTCAGAACCCACCGCTGTATTTTGATTTTACAGTAAAAGAGTACCTTACTTATTGCGCACACCTTAGACTCATTCCCGAAAAACAAATAGGTGAAGCTGTAGACAGGGCCATGGAAAAATGTGGCGTGGCGCACTTTCACAAACGATTAATCAGTAACCTCTCTGGCGGATACCGCCAGAGGGCCGGTATTGCGCAGGCCATTTTGCACACACCCAGATTAGTGGTGCTGGATGAGCCTACCAACGGTTTAGATCCTAATCAGATCCTGGAAGTTAGGGCATTGATTACAGAGATTGCCGAAGAACGTTCCGTAATCTTCTCCTCACACATTCTTTCTGAGGTGCAGGCCACCTGTAAACATATCAGAATGATAGAAGGTGGGAAAATGGTATTTGAAGACAGTATGGATGCTTTTAACAACTACATCCAGCCAGATAGTTTGCTGGTGAGCTGGCGCAGGCCACCAGCACTTGCTGAAATGCTGGCCATCCCAGGCATTACAAAAGCAGAAGCTTTAATGAACGGGCAGTTTCGATTGCATTTCCTTGAAGACCCTGATATCACCGAAATGGTAATTGATACAAGTGCTGCCCATGATTGGCGTCTTAGGGAAATTAGTCTGGAGAAAAGTTCCCTAGAAGCCATTTTTGCCCAACTATCCAATAAATCAAAGAAATCTGAATCTTAA
- a CDS encoding Gldg family protein has translation MKVILKIARQELETLFFSPIAWLILIIFSLQCGISFTDKLAIFESSQYSGTQLSDLTIYMFSSSSSFFAQLQKYLYLYIPLVTMGLMSRETSSGTIKLLFSSPVKLTSIILGKYLSMMIYGLLLVIIMMTICVGGIYSIQNIDYGILFSSLLGLYLLICAYAAIGLYMSCLTSYQMIAALSTLVVLGVLSYIGGVWQNVAFVRDLTYFLSINGRAGRLFFGLISSKDLVYFILVIGLFLLLAIIKLQDDRRARGMFSAVSRYVGLIATVLILGYVSSRPAFTIYSDVTAQKTNTLTKTSRDLIEQFDKPLKITAYVNILEPTAYLGLPSNQISDMENFEKFIRFKPDMEMEYVYYYDQPLEDPRSTADAAELLKQAKRKAEAERMNFSNILSPVEIRKIIDLRSEKNRFVRQLNYEGKTTFLRMFNDPQAYPGEQEISVALKQLLVKAPKIGFIAGHDEPNIDGMAEQDYQDIVSYLGSRSSLINLGYGVFTLSLAKDIPADVDVLVIADPWKAFTAAELDKINDFIAKGGSMLIAGEPGRQSFINPVIAPLGVQLKKGIIIQNTKDIGLTYALAQFSAEAGVIPAFRETVSYRIPVALPNAAALSYSTPTPQAGKAFKVAPMLVTDPDKNWNRISPLLGDSLRLSYNPNEGDQKGVIPLAYALNREVNGKNQNILVIGDASFFSNGELSKQNINKANYVFTHNIFSWLTGGSFPVDVSRPRTIDNLLTVSRGDISIFQIIYLGIIPGLIGVFGAILLIRRKRN, from the coding sequence ATGAAAGTAATTTTAAAAATAGCCAGGCAGGAGTTGGAGACACTGTTCTTCTCGCCTATAGCCTGGTTAATCCTCATTATCTTTTCCCTGCAATGTGGGATTAGCTTTACTGATAAACTGGCCATATTTGAGTCTAGTCAATATAGTGGTACGCAATTGTCAGATTTGACCATTTATATGTTTAGTAGCAGCAGTAGTTTTTTTGCGCAGCTTCAGAAATATTTATACCTCTATATTCCATTGGTTACCATGGGATTAATGAGCAGGGAAACAAGTAGTGGGACTATAAAACTGCTTTTCTCTTCGCCAGTTAAGCTAACTTCTATTATTCTTGGTAAGTATTTATCCATGATGATATATGGCCTGCTGCTGGTTATCATTATGATGACGATTTGCGTTGGCGGGATTTACTCCATACAGAATATAGATTATGGAATACTGTTTTCGAGTCTGCTGGGTCTGTATTTATTGATCTGTGCTTACGCTGCAATAGGATTGTACATGTCTTGCCTTACTTCGTATCAGATGATTGCTGCACTAAGTACTTTGGTGGTACTGGGTGTGCTTAGCTATATTGGTGGAGTATGGCAAAATGTGGCTTTTGTTAGAGACTTGACGTATTTTCTTTCTATTAATGGCCGGGCCGGGCGCTTGTTTTTTGGCTTAATATCCAGTAAAGATCTAGTGTATTTTATCTTGGTAATTGGCTTGTTCTTATTGCTTGCCATTATAAAATTGCAGGATGACAGAAGAGCCAGGGGAATGTTTTCTGCTGTGAGCCGTTATGTGGGGCTTATTGCAACTGTACTTATTTTAGGTTATGTCAGCTCCAGGCCTGCTTTTACAATTTATAGTGATGTAACTGCTCAAAAAACTAATACACTCACCAAGACCAGCCGGGATTTGATTGAGCAGTTTGATAAGCCCTTAAAAATTACGGCATATGTGAACATTCTAGAGCCTACAGCATATTTAGGCTTGCCATCAAACCAGATCAGTGACATGGAGAATTTTGAAAAGTTTATCCGTTTTAAACCTGATATGGAGATGGAATATGTTTATTATTATGACCAGCCATTGGAAGATCCTCGTTCAACTGCAGATGCTGCCGAGTTACTGAAACAGGCAAAGCGGAAAGCAGAAGCAGAACGGATGAACTTTTCAAATATCCTGTCGCCGGTAGAGATCCGTAAAATCATTGATTTACGTTCCGAAAAAAACCGCTTTGTGCGTCAGTTAAACTACGAGGGCAAAACTACCTTTCTACGGATGTTTAATGATCCGCAGGCATACCCAGGTGAGCAGGAAATTTCTGTTGCCCTAAAGCAGTTGTTGGTTAAGGCGCCGAAAATAGGGTTTATTGCCGGACATGATGAACCAAATATAGATGGAATGGCCGAACAGGACTATCAGGATATTGTTTCTTATCTCGGTTCCCGCTCTTCATTAATCAATCTTGGTTATGGTGTATTTACACTTTCGCTGGCTAAAGACATTCCTGCTGATGTAGATGTGCTGGTAATTGCTGACCCATGGAAAGCCTTTACAGCTGCCGAACTAGATAAAATAAACGATTTTATTGCTAAAGGAGGCTCTATGTTAATTGCAGGTGAACCGGGTAGACAGTCTTTTATTAATCCGGTAATTGCGCCATTGGGTGTTCAGTTGAAAAAAGGAATCATCATCCAAAATACAAAAGATATAGGTCTTACTTACGCTCTGGCTCAGTTTTCTGCCGAAGCCGGAGTGATTCCTGCATTTAGAGAGACGGTGAGCTATAGAATTCCGGTTGCCTTGCCTAATGCTGCGGCGCTTAGTTATAGCACTCCGACACCTCAAGCCGGTAAAGCCTTTAAGGTTGCGCCAATGCTGGTAACAGATCCTGATAAAAACTGGAACAGGATTAGCCCTTTGCTGGGAGACTCGCTTAGGTTAAGTTACAATCCCAATGAAGGAGATCAGAAAGGGGTTATTCCTTTGGCTTATGCCCTAAACAGGGAAGTTAATGGGAAAAATCAGAACATACTGGTAATTGGTGATGCCTCTTTTTTCAGTAACGGAGAATTGAGTAAGCAAAATATTAACAAGGCAAATTATGTATTTACACACAATATATTTAGCTGGCTTACTGGCGGAAGTTTTCCTGTAGATGTAAGCAGACCGAGAACCATAGACAACCTACTCACCGTAAGTAGGGGAGATATTTCTATTTTTCAAATCATTTACCTTGGCATCATCCCTGGTCTAATTGGGGTTTTTGGAGCCATTTTACTGATCCGAAGGAAAAGGAATTAG
- a CDS encoding SusC/RagA family TonB-linked outer membrane protein has translation MQVSAAGYAQKISLNEKNAALEQIFNKIRLQSGYDFLFNRNLLKKAKAVDIYIKDASLQEALERSFSGQPFTFVIQEKTIIVKEKQPSILEKISSVFANIDVKGLLLDENGMPMPGATLTVKGSSRFVKTNDKGEFSLNNVDEEAILVITFLGYEKLEVKVEPNMAVAMKLASSKLQEVNITYNTGYQKISKERATGSFAKPDMEIFKKRTGSMDIMSRLDGLVPGLTIFNGPNNLDGNDEKGRTQKALVRGKGSVRTDTEPLYVVNGMRVENFSNINPDDVEDITVLKDAAAAAIWGIKSANGVIVVTTKSGAKEKKLNISYSGFVNIQGRPDRDYMRLMNSAQYIQTARELFSQSNYPAYSPFRFVAPHEQILYDGRIGNTRSITSAASAKLDSLAAIDNTSQLNELWSQNAITSNHTLSIGGGTELYSAYTSVSYTNDRSNRPGQKGETYRLNLNQTFNPTKYLTFTLFTGLNNSISKGDNAPTVPADVLPYQLFKDNQGNNLNLNYIQAIAAEDKADWEARSRINLDYNPLNERDFGFNDANRTAINVIGGVELKLFKGLVFQGNYGIQKSPGTTHNYNDYRSYSSRRQLLNLTVAPTIDDVPVYYLPTTGGTYSVGESTQKDWTVRNQLIYNSRVRDGKDYLSVQLGQEGNEQHGYSTISVLRGYDLDKQTYALLDYAALKRGIFPTVPGGRGGLAEAPFSTTDLVSRFASYFALLSYTFDGKYTLDGSWRVDRNTQVGGDAAVQDKPIWSVGGKWQIIKEPFMKNLTWLDDLGIRATYGMTGNAPASGANSSKDVLALENYNAIVGDGAYIDIPANRGLNWESTRTINIGINFSTLKSRLNGSIDLYDRNTTNLLATVLRNPFVGVKDATGNLGQLSNKGIELSLTSQNIQSNDFNWSTTFNFSYNYNKLVSYEVVPIELLSALGKVGSNYYVGHSMSSLFAYQYAGLDAAGDPMVRLNDGTVTKDRNVAQVDDIVYMGTTIPKFNGGLSNTFSYKDFSISANLSYNLGNVMRKETIDFFTGRLSGTEGSFSGNLSTLFLERWRNPGDELITNIPRYIANSSQSSQRELDYYSRGDANVVSAAYVKLRDISLSYSLPSNITRALHIGSARFFVQGTNFLVWAKNKDGIDPEYASLSGGGRSLPPFKHSFSLGTNISF, from the coding sequence ATGCAGGTCAGCGCAGCCGGTTATGCGCAGAAGATCTCACTAAACGAAAAGAACGCAGCCTTAGAACAAATCTTTAATAAGATTCGTTTGCAGAGCGGGTATGATTTTCTGTTTAACAGAAACCTGCTCAAAAAGGCAAAAGCAGTAGATATTTACATTAAGGATGCAAGTTTACAGGAAGCTTTAGAGCGCTCCTTTTCTGGTCAGCCGTTTACATTCGTGATTCAGGAAAAGACAATTATTGTGAAAGAAAAGCAGCCCTCCATTCTGGAAAAAATCTCATCTGTATTTGCTAATATTGATGTTAAGGGGCTTTTGCTGGATGAAAATGGCATGCCTATGCCCGGTGCTACTTTAACCGTAAAAGGCAGCAGCCGTTTTGTAAAAACCAATGATAAAGGAGAGTTTAGCCTGAACAATGTTGATGAGGAAGCTATTCTGGTCATTACCTTTTTAGGTTATGAAAAACTGGAAGTTAAGGTAGAGCCCAACATGGCTGTAGCGATGAAATTGGCCAGCAGTAAACTTCAGGAAGTGAACATCACTTACAATACCGGTTACCAGAAAATTTCTAAAGAACGGGCTACTGGATCTTTTGCCAAGCCAGATATGGAGATATTTAAAAAACGTACAGGATCAATGGACATTATGAGTCGCCTGGACGGCTTGGTGCCGGGCTTAACCATTTTTAACGGCCCGAATAATTTAGATGGAAATGATGAGAAGGGTAGAACACAAAAAGCCTTAGTAAGAGGTAAAGGGAGCGTAAGGACAGATACAGAACCCTTGTATGTAGTTAATGGAATGAGGGTTGAAAACTTTTCCAATATCAATCCGGATGATGTTGAGGATATTACCGTGCTTAAGGATGCCGCTGCGGCAGCCATATGGGGAATTAAATCTGCCAATGGGGTGATTGTAGTAACCACCAAATCTGGTGCAAAAGAAAAAAAGCTGAATATCAGTTATTCCGGATTTGTAAATATCCAGGGAAGACCAGACCGGGATTATATGCGACTGATGAATTCAGCGCAATACATTCAAACAGCAAGGGAATTATTTAGCCAGTCTAATTACCCCGCATACTCTCCATTCCGTTTTGTGGCGCCACACGAGCAGATCTTGTACGATGGACGAATTGGAAATACCAGGAGCATTACAAGTGCTGCCAGTGCCAAATTGGATAGTCTGGCGGCTATAGACAATACCAGTCAGCTGAATGAACTTTGGTCACAAAATGCCATCACTAGTAACCATACCCTGTCCATCGGTGGTGGTACGGAACTTTATTCTGCCTATACCTCGGTTTCTTATACCAACGATCGCAGCAACAGGCCGGGGCAAAAAGGCGAAACTTACAGGCTTAACCTGAACCAAACGTTTAACCCCACCAAATACTTAACTTTTACGCTGTTCACAGGATTGAACAATTCCATTAGCAAAGGAGATAACGCACCAACAGTACCGGCTGATGTACTTCCTTACCAGTTATTTAAAGACAATCAGGGCAATAATTTAAACTTAAATTATATCCAGGCTATTGCTGCGGAAGATAAGGCAGATTGGGAAGCGCGTAGCCGCATTAATTTGGATTATAATCCATTGAATGAACGCGATTTCGGTTTTAACGATGCCAACAGAACGGCCATCAATGTCATTGGTGGAGTTGAGCTAAAGCTATTTAAAGGTTTAGTTTTTCAAGGGAATTATGGCATTCAGAAATCCCCGGGTACTACCCATAATTATAATGACTACAGGAGTTACAGTTCAAGAAGGCAATTGTTAAATTTAACCGTGGCGCCAACTATAGATGATGTACCTGTTTATTATCTGCCTACTACAGGTGGTACTTACAGTGTGGGTGAAAGTACTCAAAAAGACTGGACCGTACGTAACCAGTTAATTTACAACTCAAGAGTACGTGATGGAAAAGATTACTTATCGGTACAGTTGGGCCAGGAAGGCAACGAGCAGCACGGTTATAGTACAATATCCGTGCTTAGGGGTTACGATTTAGACAAGCAAACCTATGCACTCCTGGATTACGCAGCCTTAAAACGGGGGATTTTTCCAACTGTACCTGGCGGTCGTGGTGGATTGGCAGAAGCTCCATTTTCTACAACAGACCTGGTTAGCAGGTTTGCCTCCTATTTTGCCTTATTAAGTTATACTTTCGACGGTAAATATACATTGGATGGAAGTTGGAGAGTAGACCGCAATACACAGGTGGGTGGTGATGCCGCAGTTCAGGACAAGCCTATCTGGAGCGTAGGTGGAAAATGGCAGATTATCAAAGAGCCATTTATGAAAAATTTAACCTGGTTAGATGATCTTGGTATCCGTGCAACCTATGGGATGACCGGAAATGCACCTGCTTCTGGCGCAAACTCATCAAAAGATGTTTTAGCACTTGAAAATTACAATGCTATCGTTGGTGACGGGGCTTATATCGATATCCCGGCAAACAGAGGTTTAAACTGGGAATCCACCCGCACCATTAATATTGGAATTAACTTTTCTACCCTTAAATCCCGACTAAATGGTAGTATTGACCTGTACGACAGGAACACCACCAATCTACTAGCCACCGTACTGCGCAACCCGTTTGTTGGGGTTAAAGATGCTACTGGTAACCTCGGTCAATTATCAAACAAAGGAATAGAATTGAGTTTAACGAGCCAGAATATTCAGAGCAATGATTTTAACTGGAGTACAACATTCAACTTCAGTTACAATTACAATAAACTGGTTTCGTATGAAGTAGTACCTATCGAATTATTATCAGCATTGGGTAAAGTAGGCTCAAATTATTACGTTGGCCATAGCATGTCTTCTTTATTTGCATACCAATATGCCGGACTAGATGCTGCAGGAGATCCTATGGTACGACTGAATGACGGAACAGTTACCAAAGACAGGAATGTTGCACAAGTAGATGATATTGTATACATGGGCACTACCATACCGAAATTTAATGGCGGTTTGTCTAATACTTTTAGTTATAAAGATTTTAGCATCAGTGCAAATTTGTCTTATAACCTCGGGAACGTAATGCGTAAAGAAACCATCGACTTTTTTACCGGCCGTTTAAGCGGTACGGAAGGCTCTTTTTCTGGAAATCTTAGCACGTTGTTTTTAGAGCGCTGGAGAAACCCAGGTGATGAGCTGATCACGAATATTCCTCGTTATATAGCAAATAGCTCGCAGAGTTCGCAAAGGGAACTAGATTATTATTCAAGAGGTGACGCTAATGTGGTAAGCGCTGCATATGTGAAGTTGCGCGATATTTCCTTGTCATACTCCTTGCCATCAAATATTACGAGAGCGTTGCACATCGGTTCTGCAAGGTTTTTTGTACAGGGTACTAACTTTTTGGTCTGGGCCAAAAATAAGGATGGGATAGATCCTGAATATGCCAGTTTATCTGGTGGTGGAAGAAGTTTGCCTCCTTTTAAGCATTCATTTAGTTTAGGTACAAACATCAGCTTTTAA